A single Venturia canescens isolate UGA chromosome 1, ASM1945775v1, whole genome shotgun sequence DNA region contains:
- the su(sable) gene encoding uncharacterized protein su(sable) isoform X3 produces MALESVNTAETLIQSSVDNDDLEDGEIPSDEDDEPTPPPPVVKPPTEPVKPTIAADSPKHKNFEPKFTKNKKPSSSTSNTNNSKQDRFGKYKNPSEDWAGDVEKAIRAALEEQDRSKGQDNAKSKSRSNRSKNRKRIRDEKEEERAKAQKKRKLSDEENGNEDDDEMLFVRGASPVSRRDGHDTTRSSPRRSTERDSYDNVSENDDRSSDRRQRDNDSNKRGSNSGAGGRGPVRRGGKTERGGKNKGRGQLRNDRNGRRNQNSDHGQDPDAICLYYMQGKCHRGDDCPFSHNALPPRKMELCKFYLMDCCAKRDKCLYMHHDFPCKFFHTGLKCVNGENCKFSHEPLNEQVKNILLKHLETAPKEILGDFPRLSREGALMMINNTARNAAQSQETANQKIPSLFDVALPAPVNATDQEDEEPRGNSTTTTSNKDQNAVVPSQQKRPTSSTAKERKPAGKKTRWGSDEDRVPYEQIMLLQSVSQLGLHLPNVALGLAVQQQLQQHILIQQCIANMEFYNEIHGSPGDPTAIKDKVKAMENSDFTKDVSEEAIAAQSKASSEGVEASSKDIDLREVLNANRASAVSCIADAAANLETPKFDDESDRDEETGLVIEMPVEDEDKNKEEEKDKGMITREEAATENDSVMKETVEKREVPEDGSIHSRKTATGHVSSPMRNENVTEDQEMPPNLPKKAQELFMRIQQQQRAAKDSLAIADDKGKVEEATKDDPWYSDDEETEKHDDDDDDDDDDDEAGNLTIVLKDPQKDESDRGEDGGPETPEKEKAPEIPEVPSIPQPAVFGDKLGNLSKIDISAEVTKILSAIKPHGSKLHAPRPEVAQSSIESRLESAAHPAYDASSEVSKNSRLSTEDLKKLPSLETSASRDTEGNKSKSENGKWSPKPSSAGNAAAVSRDPRMSRDPRQRREEQKSVSPSRNESKKESRSLRLETSIYSSGITIMDANMDTDLRARPDQDHRRKDMDLRQRFQQQDFGDTDLRVVGSNFSDGSNWRSDVDLRPMLTLPFKPAPSHVPCTEIEASISSHPSMSYKVYVVDIPRPDYTGLKLTKNDAQVKYDPRLRKIFRLPKVDIADSPMSPPPAVPVKPETPKSPPHLTVRSDPRRKALETSSQVSQNISGSGVSANPVGVVGMLQGQGQSGMGHQQSEGMSAMGMNVSGMQVPSGIPGMPPMGQNPIMGGIGGPMIGGPIAPSNLPPMGMGPGPNMGGPGNGPPMTYDPRYAAQRNGGPGLLGPAPGMGYGPDVGPPSYDGPSGYPGQGNFNNFGPGPGAQDSGMMAFGPGGPNPGSFGGNVPPAEWTPANQNQMRRGGGGGSNRVRRRNRNRANSGPNNRRSPQ; encoded by the exons ATGGCCCTCGAGAGTGTTAATACGGCCGAGACTCTGATCCAAAG CAGTGTGGATAATGATGACTTGGAAGATGGAGAAATACCATcggacgaggatgacgaacCAACTCCGCCACCTCCAGTTGTCAAACCACCCACCGAACCGGTCAAACCGACAATCGCTGCTGATTCACCCAAGCACAAAAATTTTGAGCCAAAATTCACGAAGAACAAGAAACCGAGTAGCAGCACCAGCAATACAAATAATAGCAAACAAGACAGATTTGGCAAGTACAAAAACCCTTCCGAGGACTGGGCAGGTGATGTGGAGAAAGCCATTCGTGCTGCGCTAGAAGAACAGGACCGCTCCAAAGGGCAGGACAATGCTAAATCTAAAAGCAGAAGTAATCGCAGcaaaaacagaaaaagaatTCGCGATGAAAAAGAAGAGGAACGAGCCAAGGCACAGAAG aaacgaaAATTGAGCGATGAAGAAAATGGTAACGAAGATGACGATGAGATGCTTTTCGTTCGTGGGGCGTCACCAGTTTCGCGCAGGGACGGTCACGATACGACACGATCATCGCCAAGGCGTTCTACCGAACGTGACAGTTACGATAATGTGTCTGAAAACGATGACAGATCGAGTGACCGGAGGCAGAGAGACAACGATAGCAATAAAAGAGGCAGCAACAGCGGTGCTGGAGGACGTGGCCCTG TTCGTCGAGGTGGAAAAACAGAACGAGGTGGTAAAAACAAGGGTCGAGGGCAGCTCAGGAACGATAGGAACGGCAGAAGGAATCAAAATTCCGATCACGGTCAGGATCCCGACGCGATTTGTCTGTACTACATGCAGGGGAAATGTCATCGAGGTGACGATTGTCCCTTCTCGCACAATGCTTTGCCACCACGAAAGATggaattgtgcaaattttatCTCATGGATTGTTGCGCCAAACGTGACAAATGTTTGTACATGCATCATGATTTTCCTTGTAAATTTTTCCACACCGGGCTCAAATGCGTCAACGGTGAAAACTGCAAGTTTTCACACGAGCCGCTTAACGAACAA gttaaaaatattttgctcaAACACTTGGAAACTGCGCCGAAAGAAATACTCGGTGATTTTCCCCGGCTCAGTCGCGAAGGTGCATTGATGATGATCAACAACACCGCTAGGAATGCGGCGCAAAGTCAAGAGACTGCGAACCAGAAAATCCCGAGTTTATTCGATGTTGCTCTTCCAGCTCCCGTCAATGCCACCGACCAGGAGGACGAGG AGCCCCGAGGGAACAGTACAACAACCACGTCAAATAAGGATCAAAATGCTGTGGTCCCGTCCCAACAAAAGAGACCAACATCTTCAACTGCAAAAGAACGGAAACCAGCGGGAAAAAAGACACGTTGGGGTTCGGACGAAGATCGAGTGCCTTATGAACAAATAATGTTGCTCCAATCGGTGAGCCAACTTGGTCTTCATCTACCTAATGTTGCTCTTGGTCTTGCCGTACAACAACAGCTTCAGCAACATATATTAATACAGCAATGCATCGCTAATATGGAATTCTACAATGAGATACACGGTAGTCCGGGCGATCCGACGGCGATTAAAGATAAAGTTAAGGCTATGGAAAACTCAGATTTTACGAAAGATGTCAGCGAGGAAGCGATAGCTGCTcag TCGAAAGCCAGCTCCGAAGGTGTTGAAGCATCTTCGAAAGACATCGATCTCAGGGAAGTTTTGAATGCGAACAGAGCGTCTGCTGTTTCGTGTATAGCCGACGCTGCTGCTAATTTGGAAACTCCGAAATTCGACGATGAAAGCGATCGCGATGAAGAAACGGGTCTCGTTATTGAAATGCcggtcgaagacgaggacaagaataaagaggaagagaaagataaGGGAATGATTACCCGGGAAGAAGCAGCTACAGAAAATGATAGCGTCATGAAGGAAACCGTCGAAAAACGTGAAG TACCTGAAGATGGATCGATCCATTCTCGCAAAACTGCAACTGGACACGTATCTTCACCAATGCGTAATGAAAATGTAACGGAGGATCAAGAAATGCCACCGAATTTGCCGAAAAAGGCTCAAGAGCTTTTCATGAGAATTCAACAGCAGCAAAGAGCTGCGAAAGACAGTTTGGCGATTGCGGATGACAAGGGCAAAGTGGAAGAAGCGACGAAGGACGATCCTTGGTAttccgacgacgaagagaCTGAGAaacacgacgacgacgacgacgacgatgacgatgacgatgaagCTGGCAACCTTACGATCGTTTTAAAAGATCCACAAAAAGATGAGAGCGACCGGGGCGAAGACGGCGGTCCTGAAACTCCAGAAAAGGAGAAAGCGCCAGAGATCCCGGAAGTACCAAGTATTCCACAACCAGCGGTATTCGGTGATAAGTTAGGAAATCTCAGTAAGATCGACATAAGCGCAgaagtaacaaaaatattgtccGCAATAAAACCGCACGGTTCAAAATTGCACGCACCCCGACCAGAAGTTGCTCAATCAAGTATCGAGTCTCGCCTGGAGAGTGCAGCGCATCCGGCTTACGATGCATCGTCCGAGGTGTCTAAAAATTCTCGACTAAGTACAGAAGATTTAAAAAAGCTGCCGAGCTTGGAGACGAGTGCATCTCGAGATACCGAAGGAAACAAATCAAAATCCGAAAACGGCAAGTGGAGCCCAAAGCCGTCAAGTGCAGGGAACGCTGCAGCGGTTTCGAGAGATCCTCGAATGTCGAGAGACCCTCGTCAACGTCGAGAAGAACAAAAATCTGTGAGCCCAAGTCGGAACGAATCGAAGAAGGAGTCGCGCTCACTGCGTCTTGAAACATCGATATACTCCTCTGGAATAACTATAATGGACGCGAACATGGACACGGATTTGCGGGCTAGACCGGACCAAGATCATCGTCGAAAAGATATGGATCTACGACAGCGATTTCAGCAGCAAGATTTCGGCGATACTGATCTTCGGGTGGTTGGGAGTAATTTTTCAGACGGTTCAAATTGGCGTTCGGACGTAGATTTAAGACCAATGTTAACTTTACCGTTCAAGCCAGCGCCGTCTCATGTGCCGTGTACGGAAATCGAGGCCAGCATATCATCGCATCCATCAATGTCTTACAAAGTATATGTAGTCGATATACCGCGTCCCGATTATACGGGACTTAAGTTAACGAAAAACGATGCTCAGGTCAAATACGATCCGCgattaagaaaaattttccgatTGCCAAAAGTCGATATCGCTGATTCTCCAATGTCGCCACCACCAGCGGTGCCGGTAAAACCGGAAACACCGAAGTCTCCACCTCACTTGACAGTGCGATCAGATCCTCGAAGAAAAGCCCTTGAGACTTCGAGTCAAGTTTCACAGAATATCAGCGGTTCCGGTGTGTCCGCGAATCCTGTGGGAGTAGTAGGAATGTTGCAGGGTCAAGGTCAAAGTGGTATGGGACATCAACAATCGGAAGGAATGTCGGCAATGGGAATGAATGTTTCGGGCATGCAAGTACCATCGGGTATTCCAGGAATGCCACCGATGGGTCAAAATCCTATCATGGGAGGAATAGGAGGGCCAATGATAGGCGGGCCAATCGCGCCTTCGAATTTACCACCGATGGGAATGGGGCCCGGTCCGAATATGGGCGGCCCTGGAAATGGACCCCCGATGACTTACGATCCAAGATATGCTGCTCAGAGAAATGGAGGTCCAGGACTTTTGGGACCAGCGCCTGGAATGGGTTATGGTCCTGATGTTGGGCCACCTTCTTATGATGGGCCTTCTGGTTATCCTGGACAGggtaatttcaataatttcggcCCTGGACCCGGGGCACAGGATTCTGGAATGATGGCCTTCGGACCGGGTGGCCCTAATCCCGGAAGCTTCGGCGGAAACGTACCACCAGCTGAATGGACGCCGGCTAATCAGAATCAGATGAGACGCGGGGGTGGCGGTGGCAGTAATAGAGTCAGAAGAAGAAACCGAAATAGAGCAAATTCTGGACCTAACAATAGAAGATCTCCGCAATAA
- the su(sable) gene encoding uncharacterized protein su(sable) isoform X4: protein MALESVNTAETLIQSVDNDDLEDGEIPSDEDDEPTPPPPVVKPPTEPVKPTIAADSPKHKNFEPKFTKNKKPSSSTSNTNNSKQDRFGKYKNPSEDWAGDVEKAIRAALEEQDRSKGQDNAKSKSRSNRSKNRKRIRDEKEEERAKAQKKRKLSDEENGNEDDDEMLFVRGASPVSRRDGHDTTRSSPRRSTERDSYDNVSENDDRSSDRRQRDNDSNKRGSNSGAGGRGPVRRGGKTERGGKNKGRGQLRNDRNGRRNQNSDHGQDPDAICLYYMQGKCHRGDDCPFSHNALPPRKMELCKFYLMDCCAKRDKCLYMHHDFPCKFFHTGLKCVNGENCKFSHEPLNEQVKNILLKHLETAPKEILGDFPRLSREGALMMINNTARNAAQSQETANQKIPSLFDVALPAPVNATDQEDEEPRGNSTTTTSNKDQNAVVPSQQKRPTSSTAKERKPAGKKTRWGSDEDRVPYEQIMLLQSVSQLGLHLPNVALGLAVQQQLQQHILIQQCIANMEFYNEIHGSPGDPTAIKDKVKAMENSDFTKDVSEEAIAAQSKASSEGVEASSKDIDLREVLNANRASAVSCIADAAANLETPKFDDESDRDEETGLVIEMPVEDEDKNKEEEKDKGMITREEAATENDSVMKETVEKREVPEDGSIHSRKTATGHVSSPMRNENVTEDQEMPPNLPKKAQELFMRIQQQQRAAKDSLAIADDKGKVEEATKDDPWYSDDEETEKHDDDDDDDDDDDEAGNLTIVLKDPQKDESDRGEDGGPETPEKEKAPEIPEVPSIPQPAVFGDKLGNLSKIDISAEVTKILSAIKPHGSKLHAPRPEVAQSSIESRLESAAHPAYDASSEVSKNSRLSTEDLKKLPSLETSASRDTEGNKSKSENGKWSPKPSSAGNAAAVSRDPRMSRDPRQRREEQKSVSPSRNESKKESRSLRLETSIYSSGITIMDANMDTDLRARPDQDHRRKDMDLRQRFQQQDFGDTDLRVVGSNFSDGSNWRSDVDLRPMLTLPFKPAPSHVPCTEIEASISSHPSMSYKVYVVDIPRPDYTGLKLTKNDAQVKYDPRLRKIFRLPKVDIADSPMSPPPAVPVKPETPKSPPHLTVRSDPRRKALETSSQVSQNISGSGVSANPVGVVGMLQGQGQSGMGHQQSEGMSAMGMNVSGMQVPSGIPGMPPMGQNPIMGGIGGPMIGGPIAPSNLPPMGMGPGPNMGGPGNGPPMTYDPRYAAQRNGGPGLLGPAPGMGYGPDVGPPSYDGPSGYPGQGNFNNFGPGPGAQDSGMMAFGPGGPNPGSFGGNVPPAEWTPANQNQMRRGGGGGSNRVRRRNRNRANSGPNNRRSPQ from the exons ATGGCCCTCGAGAGTGTTAATACGGCCGAGACTCTGATCCAAAG TGTGGATAATGATGACTTGGAAGATGGAGAAATACCATcggacgaggatgacgaacCAACTCCGCCACCTCCAGTTGTCAAACCACCCACCGAACCGGTCAAACCGACAATCGCTGCTGATTCACCCAAGCACAAAAATTTTGAGCCAAAATTCACGAAGAACAAGAAACCGAGTAGCAGCACCAGCAATACAAATAATAGCAAACAAGACAGATTTGGCAAGTACAAAAACCCTTCCGAGGACTGGGCAGGTGATGTGGAGAAAGCCATTCGTGCTGCGCTAGAAGAACAGGACCGCTCCAAAGGGCAGGACAATGCTAAATCTAAAAGCAGAAGTAATCGCAGcaaaaacagaaaaagaatTCGCGATGAAAAAGAAGAGGAACGAGCCAAGGCACAGAAG aaacgaaAATTGAGCGATGAAGAAAATGGTAACGAAGATGACGATGAGATGCTTTTCGTTCGTGGGGCGTCACCAGTTTCGCGCAGGGACGGTCACGATACGACACGATCATCGCCAAGGCGTTCTACCGAACGTGACAGTTACGATAATGTGTCTGAAAACGATGACAGATCGAGTGACCGGAGGCAGAGAGACAACGATAGCAATAAAAGAGGCAGCAACAGCGGTGCTGGAGGACGTGGCCCTG TTCGTCGAGGTGGAAAAACAGAACGAGGTGGTAAAAACAAGGGTCGAGGGCAGCTCAGGAACGATAGGAACGGCAGAAGGAATCAAAATTCCGATCACGGTCAGGATCCCGACGCGATTTGTCTGTACTACATGCAGGGGAAATGTCATCGAGGTGACGATTGTCCCTTCTCGCACAATGCTTTGCCACCACGAAAGATggaattgtgcaaattttatCTCATGGATTGTTGCGCCAAACGTGACAAATGTTTGTACATGCATCATGATTTTCCTTGTAAATTTTTCCACACCGGGCTCAAATGCGTCAACGGTGAAAACTGCAAGTTTTCACACGAGCCGCTTAACGAACAA gttaaaaatattttgctcaAACACTTGGAAACTGCGCCGAAAGAAATACTCGGTGATTTTCCCCGGCTCAGTCGCGAAGGTGCATTGATGATGATCAACAACACCGCTAGGAATGCGGCGCAAAGTCAAGAGACTGCGAACCAGAAAATCCCGAGTTTATTCGATGTTGCTCTTCCAGCTCCCGTCAATGCCACCGACCAGGAGGACGAGG AGCCCCGAGGGAACAGTACAACAACCACGTCAAATAAGGATCAAAATGCTGTGGTCCCGTCCCAACAAAAGAGACCAACATCTTCAACTGCAAAAGAACGGAAACCAGCGGGAAAAAAGACACGTTGGGGTTCGGACGAAGATCGAGTGCCTTATGAACAAATAATGTTGCTCCAATCGGTGAGCCAACTTGGTCTTCATCTACCTAATGTTGCTCTTGGTCTTGCCGTACAACAACAGCTTCAGCAACATATATTAATACAGCAATGCATCGCTAATATGGAATTCTACAATGAGATACACGGTAGTCCGGGCGATCCGACGGCGATTAAAGATAAAGTTAAGGCTATGGAAAACTCAGATTTTACGAAAGATGTCAGCGAGGAAGCGATAGCTGCTcag TCGAAAGCCAGCTCCGAAGGTGTTGAAGCATCTTCGAAAGACATCGATCTCAGGGAAGTTTTGAATGCGAACAGAGCGTCTGCTGTTTCGTGTATAGCCGACGCTGCTGCTAATTTGGAAACTCCGAAATTCGACGATGAAAGCGATCGCGATGAAGAAACGGGTCTCGTTATTGAAATGCcggtcgaagacgaggacaagaataaagaggaagagaaagataaGGGAATGATTACCCGGGAAGAAGCAGCTACAGAAAATGATAGCGTCATGAAGGAAACCGTCGAAAAACGTGAAG TACCTGAAGATGGATCGATCCATTCTCGCAAAACTGCAACTGGACACGTATCTTCACCAATGCGTAATGAAAATGTAACGGAGGATCAAGAAATGCCACCGAATTTGCCGAAAAAGGCTCAAGAGCTTTTCATGAGAATTCAACAGCAGCAAAGAGCTGCGAAAGACAGTTTGGCGATTGCGGATGACAAGGGCAAAGTGGAAGAAGCGACGAAGGACGATCCTTGGTAttccgacgacgaagagaCTGAGAaacacgacgacgacgacgacgacgatgacgatgacgatgaagCTGGCAACCTTACGATCGTTTTAAAAGATCCACAAAAAGATGAGAGCGACCGGGGCGAAGACGGCGGTCCTGAAACTCCAGAAAAGGAGAAAGCGCCAGAGATCCCGGAAGTACCAAGTATTCCACAACCAGCGGTATTCGGTGATAAGTTAGGAAATCTCAGTAAGATCGACATAAGCGCAgaagtaacaaaaatattgtccGCAATAAAACCGCACGGTTCAAAATTGCACGCACCCCGACCAGAAGTTGCTCAATCAAGTATCGAGTCTCGCCTGGAGAGTGCAGCGCATCCGGCTTACGATGCATCGTCCGAGGTGTCTAAAAATTCTCGACTAAGTACAGAAGATTTAAAAAAGCTGCCGAGCTTGGAGACGAGTGCATCTCGAGATACCGAAGGAAACAAATCAAAATCCGAAAACGGCAAGTGGAGCCCAAAGCCGTCAAGTGCAGGGAACGCTGCAGCGGTTTCGAGAGATCCTCGAATGTCGAGAGACCCTCGTCAACGTCGAGAAGAACAAAAATCTGTGAGCCCAAGTCGGAACGAATCGAAGAAGGAGTCGCGCTCACTGCGTCTTGAAACATCGATATACTCCTCTGGAATAACTATAATGGACGCGAACATGGACACGGATTTGCGGGCTAGACCGGACCAAGATCATCGTCGAAAAGATATGGATCTACGACAGCGATTTCAGCAGCAAGATTTCGGCGATACTGATCTTCGGGTGGTTGGGAGTAATTTTTCAGACGGTTCAAATTGGCGTTCGGACGTAGATTTAAGACCAATGTTAACTTTACCGTTCAAGCCAGCGCCGTCTCATGTGCCGTGTACGGAAATCGAGGCCAGCATATCATCGCATCCATCAATGTCTTACAAAGTATATGTAGTCGATATACCGCGTCCCGATTATACGGGACTTAAGTTAACGAAAAACGATGCTCAGGTCAAATACGATCCGCgattaagaaaaattttccgatTGCCAAAAGTCGATATCGCTGATTCTCCAATGTCGCCACCACCAGCGGTGCCGGTAAAACCGGAAACACCGAAGTCTCCACCTCACTTGACAGTGCGATCAGATCCTCGAAGAAAAGCCCTTGAGACTTCGAGTCAAGTTTCACAGAATATCAGCGGTTCCGGTGTGTCCGCGAATCCTGTGGGAGTAGTAGGAATGTTGCAGGGTCAAGGTCAAAGTGGTATGGGACATCAACAATCGGAAGGAATGTCGGCAATGGGAATGAATGTTTCGGGCATGCAAGTACCATCGGGTATTCCAGGAATGCCACCGATGGGTCAAAATCCTATCATGGGAGGAATAGGAGGGCCAATGATAGGCGGGCCAATCGCGCCTTCGAATTTACCACCGATGGGAATGGGGCCCGGTCCGAATATGGGCGGCCCTGGAAATGGACCCCCGATGACTTACGATCCAAGATATGCTGCTCAGAGAAATGGAGGTCCAGGACTTTTGGGACCAGCGCCTGGAATGGGTTATGGTCCTGATGTTGGGCCACCTTCTTATGATGGGCCTTCTGGTTATCCTGGACAGggtaatttcaataatttcggcCCTGGACCCGGGGCACAGGATTCTGGAATGATGGCCTTCGGACCGGGTGGCCCTAATCCCGGAAGCTTCGGCGGAAACGTACCACCAGCTGAATGGACGCCGGCTAATCAGAATCAGATGAGACGCGGGGGTGGCGGTGGCAGTAATAGAGTCAGAAGAAGAAACCGAAATAGAGCAAATTCTGGACCTAACAATAGAAGATCTCCGCAATAA